In Glycine soja cultivar W05 unplaced genomic scaffold, ASM419377v2 tig00037087_1_pilon, whole genome shotgun sequence, the genomic window tttccttgccgagtaaatgaaaacatgccggtgtcggccgaaacgcaacttcggttgagctcgaacgaaaaaacctagccgacctacattgtaaatttttacggcaacaccacacaaaaaagcatcctctaccgtaaaaaaatattatcggccagcgtttgtaaaagaacttGCGCAATGCCGGCGGAAAAAtagcagtcgcggctatttaacgacttatgttggctgttgttttgactattcaatccctgaataatatttggatgatatcgattaggaaatgtttgatcgacttcacaaggtgatttttttttttggaccggGATCTGTTCACCTTccttgccgatgtcggctaggattttttttttttatcagtatcggtcaataatgtttttttccgaggtggacaAATGTTgtgcttgccgagtaaatgaaaacatggcggtgtcggctgAAAGAAAACTTCGGTTGGGCggacacgaaaaaacctagccgacctacattgtaaatttttacggcaacacccaacaaaagagaatcctctaccataaaaaaatattatcggccggcgtttgtaaacaaaattgcgcaatgtcggccgaaaaatatcagtcgcggttttacaacgaccgatgtcggcaattgtattttctattcaatccctggataatatttggatgatgtctattaggaaatgttcgatcgacgtcatccggtgatgattcttttttaaacatcggcaggtcatctttcctggccgacgtcggctaacatttcttccgatcagtatcggtgaatcgtgtttttttccgaggtgggctaatgttttccttgccgagtaaatgaaaacatgccggtgtcggccgaaacgcaacttcggttgagctcgaacgaaaaaacctagccgacctacattgtaaatttttacggcaacaccacacaaaaaagcatcctctaccgtaaaaaaatattatcggccagcgtttgtaaaagaacttGCGCAATGCCGGCGGAAAAAtagcagtcgcggctatttaacgacttatgttggctgttgttttgactattcaatccctgaataatatttggatgatatcgattaggaaatgtttgatcgacttcacaaggtgattttttttttggaccggGATCTGTTCACCTTccttgccgatgtcggctaggatttttttttttatcagtatcggtcaataatgttttttccgaggtggacaAATGTTgtgcttgccgagtaaatgaaaacatggcggtgtcggctgaaagaaaacttcggttgagcggacacgaaaaaacctagccgacctacattgtaaatttttacggcaacacccaacaaaagagaatcctctaccataaaaaaatattatcggccggcgtttgtaaacaaaattgcgcaatgtcggccgaaaaatatcagtcgcggttttacaacgaccgatgtcggcaattgtattttctattcaatccctggataatatttggatgatgtctattaggaaatgttcgatcgacgtcatccggtgatgattcttttttaaacatcggcaggtcatctttcctggccgacgtcggctaacatttcttccgatcagtatcggtgaatcgtgtttttttccgaggtgggctaatgttttccttgccgagtaaatgaaaacatgccggtgtcggccgaaacgcaACTTcagttgagctcgaacgaaaaaacctagccgacctacattgtaaatttttacggcaacaccacacaaaaaagcatcctctaccgtaaaaaaatattatcggccagcgtttgtaaaagaacttGCGCAATGCCGGCGGAAAAAtagcagtcgcggctatttaacgacttatgttggctgttgttttgactattcaatccctgaataatatttggatgatattgattaggaaatgtttgatcgacttcacaaggtgattttttttttggaccggGATCTGTTCACCTTccttgccgatgtcggctaggatttttttttttatcagtatcggtcaataatgtttttttccgaggtggacaAATGTTgtgcttgccgagtaaatgaaaacatggcggtgtGGTACGAAAATTGACCAAGAGGAGTTGAAAATCAACACAAGTGACATTCAAAGGGAAGTTAATGGCGTGGGGGCTGTTTGGAATCCTCAGCAAGGGCTGAGTTTAATTACTTGGCTATTTTAAGCATTTTCATCAGTtaagacaaataaaattcagccaTTCAAAACCTTTCCAAGATGGTTACAAAAGAAGCATAAATGGGACATTCAAGGCCTTAAATAGGCGTGTGGCTAATTATGGAAAAGGAATATCATGAGCTGATTGCATTAAGTcattaattgcattttattactagttttattgtgtttaattaggCCTTACTGTTTTTCGGCCATATATGGatgtaatttgatcatttgcagAATTATTCAATAAACAAGAACAATTCAGTCCAATTAGAAATTGTGTTTACATTTTCGCCCGATTATTTGCAAGCGTCGTCTTGAAAATAGTCCGATTAGCTCAATTGGTGAGTGCTAATCTCGTATTAAGCTATTGGTGTAGTTTAATATtgcttatttttccttgctgattTTCGTAAAAACCCAAATACACAAAtaccaaaaatacttaaaagaatTCGACTAATAAGGGTGGTACCTAGTACCTTCGTTATTGGTTGTTTGCTTCCGTTACCACACTCTGATTTCGTATCATTAGTGGCATCAGAGCACGGTTCTGATTCCGTGTTACGTGACAACAATGGATTTCAACAGTGATGATTTCATGGACAAATTGCATGAAGCCTTAAGGAACGTTGACATGAGAGATGAACGATGGAGGTCTAGAAGGGGTGAACCACGTCCAAACGTGGATGAGTTCAAAATCACTGAACTACCTGAATTTAATGGTAGTGCAGACCCGGAGGTTTATCTAGAATGGGAACGCAAGATTGATAGAATGTTTGACTTCAAGGATCTTGATGATGAGAAACGTTGCAAATATGCTATCCTGAAACTTAGCAAAAGTGCATCGTTGTGGTATGAGGGATTGAAGGCTAGAAGGACACGAGATGGAAAGGAGAAAATCCACTCTTGGGAGTCCTTGAAGAAGAAGTTGCGCAAGAGATATGTACCATCAAATCACCGACTGAATTTGTATAAAAAGATTGCAGATTTGGTGCAAGGCAAAATGAGTGTTACTGAATACATTGATGAGTTTGAGAACCTATGCCTAATGGGTGAAGTGGAGGAAAATGAAGAGCAAAAAATGAGCCGTTTCCTTCGTGGGCTGAATAAGAACATAGCTTTTGCTGTTGAGCTATGTAACTACACAGATTTCACCACTTTGTGCACCTTGTGTTTGAagattgaaaatcaaaacaagagTAGATATAATGCTGGGAGTTCTAGTGGTTGGTCCAAGGGAGGTGTGTCGGGTAGTGCAAATCCAGCCCCTAGCACTAAACCAATGGAGAATCAACCGAAACAAAGTGAGGCCGCTCCTAAACAACCCATTGCCACGGCCAAGGAGACTAATCTGTCAAAGGTTAGGTGTTTCAAGTGTCAAGGCTTTGGACACTTTGCTAGGGCTTGTCCTAATCAACGAGTTGTGACCCTCCGAGAAGCAATTAGCATGCGTGATGAGTtgatgaaggaagaagaagaatctggtGGCAATATTGAAGGTGATGGAGTTGAaattgttgaagatgatgatgatgaggtaGAAGTATATGGACCTCCCATGTATGATACCTTGATGCTAAGAACTTTGCAAGTCAAGGTTGTACCCGTGGAAGGAGATCAAAGAaatcaaatcttctacactaagGGTCAAGTGAAAGATAAGTGGTGTAGTATCATTGTGGATGGAGGTAGTTGTACCAATGCGGCTTCAACTGAAATGGTGTCTAAATTAGGATTGCTCACAACAAAACATCCTAAGCCTTATGCGCTACATTGGTTGGACAATGGAAGTAGCATAAATGTTACAAGGCAGACGCGTGTGGGATTAACCATGGGATCTTATGTTGATGAAATCTTGTGTGATGTGGTACCTATGGATGCAAGTCACATACTCTTGGGACGcccttggcaatttgatagggaTGTGACGCATAGAGGAAGGTCCAATGAGCATGAATTGAACTTCAATGGCAAGAGGATTGTGTTGAAACCAATGGCATCAAATGAAGTCCGTTCCATGAttacaaaaagaggtaaaaagcCTAGTCTCACTATGTTTGCTACTGAAAATGAAGTGAAGGATGCTATTGATAATGGTGAATTAGTCTACGTGTTGGTTGCAAAGAATGCTAGACAAGACGATGTAGAGACTCCTTTTAAACAACAATTGGAGGCTGTTTTGGGTGAGTATGAAGATGTGTTTCCAAGTGAACTACCAAAGGGTTTGCCACCTATCCGTGggattgagcatcaaattgatctaaTTCCGGGAGTTCCATTACCAAACAAGGCTGCATATAGGTGTAATCCGGAGGAGACAAAGGAGTTGCAACGGCAAATTGAAGAATTGATAAGCATGGGTTATGTGCGTGAATCAATGAGTCCATGTGCTGTTCCGACATTGTTGGTTCCTAAGAAGGATGGTTCATGGAGGATGTGTATTGATAGTAGGGCAGTGAACAACATAACCATCAAATATCGTTTTCCCATTCCAAGACTAgatgatatgcttgatgagttaCATGGATCGGTTATcttctcaaaaattgatctaAGGAGTGGATATCACCAAATCAGAATACGTGAAGGTGATGAATGGAAGACGGCATTCAAGACTAAGCATGGTCTATATGAATGGCTAGTTATGCCATTTGGGCTCACAAATGCACctagcacctttatgaggctcaTGAACGAAGTACTCAAGCCTTTTTTGGGTaagtttgttgttgtttatcTTGATGACATATTGGTGTATAGCAAATCTATAGAGGAGCATTTCACTcatttgaaacaaatatttgagACCCTAAGAGCACAAAAACTCTATGGGAAGAGGGAAAAGTGTGATTTCTTGGTTGAAAGTGTGGTGTTTCTTGGATATGTGGTGTCTAAAGATGGAGTATCCGTTGATCAAACAAAAGTGGATGCTATCAAGACTTGGCCGAGCCCTACAACAGTTTCGGAGGTGAGATCTTTCCTTGGTCTTGCATCATTTTATCGACGCTTTATCCAGAATTTTAGCACTATAGCAAGTCCTATGACCGAATGTTTGAAGAAGGGTGCGTTTGGGTGGAATGAACAAGCACAAAAGGCTTTTGAATTGATTAAGTTAAAGCTTTGTGAAGCTCCTGTTTTAGCTTTACCCGATTTTACTCAACCATTTGAAGTTGAATGTGATGCTAGTGGAGTTGGCATTGGGGCTGTTTTGATACAAAACAAAAGGCCTATAGCTTATTTCTCGGAGAAATTGGGAGGAGCCAGATTGAACTATTGCACCTATGACAAAGAGTTCTATGCCATTGTGAGAGCTCTTGATCATTGGAATCATTATTTGCGTTCTAATCACTTTATATTGCATTCAGATCATGAGTCATTGAAGTATATCAATGGGCAGCAGAAGTTGAGTCCAAGGCATGCTAAATGGGTTGAATTTCttcaatcttttaatttctcttcaAAATACAAGGATGGTAAGAGTAATGTGGTGGCTGATGCACTTTCAAGGAGGTATGCTTTAATTTCAATTCTTGAAACTCGTTTACTTGGTTTTGAGACTTTGAAAGATTATTATAAAGAAGATGTGGATTTTGGTGAAATATACTCTAATTGTGAGAATGGAGCATTTGGAAAGTATATCGTGCAAGATGGATTTTTATTCAAGGAGAATCGGCTTTGCATCCCAAGGCATTCAATTCGTGAGTTACTAGTTCGTGAAGCTCATGGTGGAGGTTTGTGATGAGGACATAACcaagggcaaggaccatgaagcacttgaaggtcccatgaccagaggcagacttaaacaagcccaacacgtcaaagagacaaggctggtcatttgtatagctgccattgatgatgattgaaggcccaagtggagaaagatgaaggcccagaggcagaggcactaccaagactactaattgttgttgaaggcccaaactaacttgaaggcccaagttaaataagtttttagttataatttatttttattgtaattttggcccaaactgtttagaaggcccatgtctatttttatctttttcttcagatacactataagtatttg contains:
- the LOC114404446 gene encoding uncharacterized protein LOC114404446, with amino-acid sequence MDFNSDDFMDKLHEALRNVDMRDERWRSRRGEPRPNVDEFKITELPEFNGSADPEVYLEWERKIDRMFDFKDLDDEKRCKYAILKLSKSASLWYEGLKARRTRDGKEKIHSWESLKKKLRKRYVPSNHRLNLYKKIADLVQGKMSVTEYIDEFENLCLMGEVEENEEQKMSRFLRGLNKNIAFAVELCNYTDFTTLCTLCLKIENQNKSRYNAGSSSGWSKGGVSGSANPAPSTKPMENQPKQSEAAPKQPIATAKETNLSKVRCFKCQGFGHFARACPNQRVVTLREAISMRDELMKEEEESGGNIEGDGVEIVEDDDDEVEVYGPPMYDTLMLRTLQVKVVPVEGDQRNQIFYTKGQVKDKWCSIIVDGGSCTNAASTEMVSKLGLLTTKHPKPYALHWLDNGSSINVTRQTRVGLTMGSYVDEILCDVVPMDASHILLGRPWQFDRDVTHRGRSNEHELNFNGKRIVLKPMASNEVRSMITKRGKKPSLTMFATENEVKDAIDNGELVYVLVAKNARQDDVETPFKQQLEAVLGEYEDVFPSELPKGLPPIRGIEHQIDLIPGVPLPNKAAYRCNPEETKELQRQIEELISMGYVRESMSPCAVPTLLVPKKDGSWRMCIDSRAVNNITIKYRFPIPRLDDMLDELHGSVIFSKIDLRSGYHQIRIREGDEWKTAFKTKHGLYEWLVMPFGLTNAPSTFMRLMNEVLKPFLGKFVVVYLDDILVYSKSIEEHFTHLKQIFETLRAQKLYGKREKCDFLVESVVFLGYVVSKDGVSVDQTKVDAIKTWPSPTTVSEVRSFLGLASFYRRFIQNFSTIASPMTECLKKGAFGWNEQAQKAFELIKLKLCEAPVLALPDFTQPFEVECDASGVGIGAVLIQNKRPIAYFSEKLGGARLNYCTYDKEFYAIVRALDHWNHYLRSNHFILHSDHESLKYINGQQKLSPRHAKWVEFLQSFNFSSKYKDGKSNVVADALSRRYALISILETRLLGFETLKDYYKEDVDFGEIYSNCENGAFGKYIVQDGFLFKENRLCIPRHSIRELLVREAHGGGL